The genomic stretch AGGCAAATCCATCCCCCTTAAATATCCTTTGCTTAAATATTTGCTACCTAATGGTGAGCGGCGAGTTAGAGTTTCTGCCGATGGGGGGCAGCCTAGCCACACTAATATTCGAGTAAAAGGTGTTTATCACGATGGTTTGTGTAGTTTGGTGGAAGCACAGCTAAAAACAGGGCGTACCCATCAAATTCGCGTCCATTTACAGACCTATGGCCACCCCATTTTGGGAGATGATAAGTATGGTGACCAGGACTTGGATAAAGTTTTGAGGCCTAAGCGTTTGTTACTTCACGCTAAATATTTGTCTTTTGTACATCCTAAAACAGAAGAAAAGATGGTTTTTGAGGCGCCGATTCCTGAGGCGTTCGAAAAATTCATATCCGACTAAACTAATAAAAAATTAAAACTGGAGACAAGATGAAATTAGCGACTTTTCAATATCAGACTAAATGTTATGTTGGCGTTGTTTCTACGGATTTGCAAACGATAACGCCGTATCAATTAAGTGATGCGCAAGCAGCTTTCGGTGCTTTGCCTATTATTGAGATGATGGCCGATGGAAAAGAATTGCCATCTCAAGGCGCACCAATACCGATGAAAGATGTTTGCCTCTTGGCGCCAATTCCAAAGCCAAGGCGCAATATTTTCTGCGTTGGTAAAAATTATTTGGATCACATTCAAGAAATTAAAGACAGTAAGTTGGGTGAGGCACAGGGGTCTATGGCTAATTTACCTAAGCACCCAGTGGTTTTTAGTAAGGTTCCAGAAGCCGTGGTTGGCCAAGGTGTTGGAATTGATAGTCATCCTGGAGCTACGCAGGAGTTGGATTATGAAGCTGAATTGGCAGTAGTGATTGGCAAGCAGGGTAAGAGCATTAAGAAAGCCGATGCCATGAAACATATTTGGGGTTACACCATCATCAATGATGTGAGCGCTAGAGATGTGCAAGCTAAGCATGTGCAATTTCACATTGGGAAAAGTTTTGATACTTTTTGTCCGATGGGGCCGTGGTTGGTATCGGCTGATGAGTTGGATTCTTCTAAAGCGGCTATTAAGTGTTGGGTTAATGATGAATTGCGTCAAAACGCCACAACTCAATTATTGATATTTGATATCCCAACCATTATTGAGAACTTATCCGCTGGTATTACTTTGTATCCTGGTGATGTGATTGCAACTGGTACGCCTAGTGGTGTTGGTATGGGCTTTAAGCCACCTAAATTCTTGAAAAAAGGCGATAAGGTCAAAATTGAAATTGCTGGAATTGGCACTTTAGAAAACCCTGTTATTTAAGCGAGTATTTTTTGCCATCTAAGTATGAGTTGATTGTGTGGGATTGGGATGGGACCTTGATGGACTCAACTCCTACTATTGTGAAATGTATTCAGCAGGCATGCGTGGATCTTGAGCTACCCGTCCCAGATGACTCGGTGGCGAGTCATGTGATTGGTTTGGGTGTTCAAGATGCTTTGCGTACGGCGGTGCCATCCGTGAGAGTTGATCAGCATCCTCGTTTGGTGGACCGCTTTCGTTATCACTATTTGTCTAAAGATCACGAACTCCATTTGTTCGTGGGCATTAAAGATTTATTAAATCAGTTGAAGGCGAATGGGCATTTGTTAGCGGTAGCAACAGGTAAAAGTCGTAAAGGGTTGGATCGGTCATTAAATTTTCATGATTTAAATGATATGTTTGCAGATACCCGCACGCCGGATGAATGTTTTTCCAAGCCGCATCCAGCGATGTTGATTGAGTTATCAGAATCTTTAGCTGTGCCGATGGAGAAAGTTTTGATGATTGGGGATACAACCCATGATTTATTGATGGCGAAAAATGCGGGAGCCGATGCGATTGCTGTGACATATGGCGCGCACCCTGAGCACGTTTTAAGGAAAGAAGAACCTTTGATGTGTATTGGTCAGGTTGAGGAGTTGTCTGAGTGGTTGTTGACTCACGCTTGATAGCAATTGATAAAGATGCTTAAGTAAGAATACATATTAAAGAAACACATAAAAAGGAAAGATCATGGCGGAAGAAAATTCTTGGGAGAGGCAGGCATTGGAGCATCTCTTATTGGAGAACTTAAAAGAGCAGCGTCGAGCACGTCGTTGGAAAACAGTGATGCGTGTTTTAACTTTAGTTGTTTTTGTTGCTTTAGCTATTAATTTATTTGATGTGAACTTAGGCGGCAAAGCTGCTCTAGGCAAGCACACGGCTTTGGTTGATTTGCAAGGTGAGATTGGTCCAGATTCTCGCGCTAGCGCAGAGACAATTAACAGTGCATTGAATGCCGCTTTCGAAAGTAATGAGAGTGTGGGGGTGGTTCTACGTATCAATAGCCCTGGCGGTTCTCCAGTTCAATCTGGAATTATCCATGATGAGATCTTGCGTTTGCGTGCCAAATATCCACAGAAACCGTTACATGTAGTGGTTGAGGAGATTTGCGCCTCAGGTGGTTATTACGTGGCTGTGGCTGCTGATCAAATCTATGTTGATAAAGCAAGTTTGGTGGGGTCTGTTGGTGTGATCATGAGTGGGTTTGGTGTGACGGGCTTGATGGATAAGTTGGGCGTTGAGCGCCGTTTAATTACTGCTGGGAAAAATAAAGCTTTATTAGACCCATTTACTAAAGAAGATAAAAAGCAAAAAGAGTTTGTGCAAGAGATGTTAGGTGAAGTGCACCAACAATTTATACAGGTGGTACGTGATGGTCGCGGTAAGCGTTTGAAAGAAACGCCTGATATGTTTTCTGGTTTAGTTTGGAATGGTGCACGCAGTATCGACTTGGGTTTGACGGATGCTTTGGGTACTGTTGATAGCGTGGCAAGAGATGTGTTTAAAGCGCCAGATGTTTACGATTACACCGTGAAAGAAAATTTTGCGGAGCGCGTAGCGAAGCGTTTTGGCGCGGCTATGGGCGATGGTGCCGCGAGGGTATTGATGCAAGGGGCGCAGATGCGCTAAACCTTTTTGCTAGCAAAATCTATTGGACAAAAATAATAGATAGCATCGCTGCATCGTCAGCTAGCATGACATTGATGGATACGGCCAATCTGTATAACAACGGCATCAAAGGTTCTACCGCATTACTGAGATCTTGTGCGATATCGGCGAGATAAGTCTTAATCAAATTAGGCCAGCAGTAAAAAAACAGCGGGTCGCTGATGAAGAGCTTGGAGAAGTCCAGGCTCTTTTTTTATGGCGGTTTGCCATGCGCCAACGGTTTGTGATTTCACCCATTCGCTAGGGAGGCTTAGGTCAGCCGCAACACACATGTGGGTATTGGTGTGAAGTGACTGCAACATGGTTTCAATCATGGCCGCATTTCTGTAAGGCGTTTCAATCCACAATTGTGTTTGATGTTTTTTCTTGGATTCTTGTTCTAGATATTTTAAGGATGCAATTTTTTCTGTTTGGTTGACAGGAAGATATCCGTGGAATGCGAAGCTTTGACCATTCATGCCTGAAGACATGAGTGCTAGTAGTAGCGAGCTTGGTCCCACCATGGCACGTACGGTAATGCCTAGTTGGTGCGCCGCTTTGACAACGTCAGAGCCTGGGTCGGCAATGGCTGGCAAACCCGCTTCTGACATTAAGCCCATGTCATGACCATCTAGTAGCGGTTGTAATAGTTTTTTAACGTCCGGTGTTTGATTTTTCTGTTGATGTTCTTTGGCTGGACCGCGCCACTCAGACATTTGCATTTCTTGTAGGGGGCAAATTAGTGGCGCGTGTGAATCAATTGCTTTGAGTAATGCGCGAGCAGTTTTGGCATTTTCAACAATCCAATAGCGTAACTGTGATGCTTGATGGATGGTGTCCTTAGGTAACACATGAGGGAGTTGAGTCTCGCGATGTTCATCGCCTAAGGTGTTGGGTATTAAGTAAAGAGTACCTGCCATGATTACCCTGGAATTTGGAAGCCGGCTTCTCGCAAGAGTGTGCACACAGCAATTAAAGGAAGCCCAATGAGAGCGGTGGGGTCGTCGCTATGCACTCGCTCTAGCAAACAAATGCCAAGCCCTTCGGATTTAGCGCTACCAGCACAGTCATAAGGAGTTTCCGCTAAAAGATACGCCTCTAAAACAGAGTCCTTCAAGGTTCTGAAGGTTACTTCAGTTATGACATTCAGGGTATTGGATTGTTCGCCTTTGGCTACACAGACAGCTGTATGAAATTTAACAGTTTCACCGCGTAATAACTGCAATTGAGCCATGGCGGTATCGTGGTCGCCAGGTTTACCCATGGCGGCACCATGAAGGTCGACCACTTGGTCCGATCCAATGACCCAAGCTTCAGGGTGGCTTTTGGCAATCGCTAAAGCTTTGGCCTTGGCTAGGCGTAAGGCGATTTGTTCTGGGGTTTCATTTTTAAGCGGCGCTTCATCAACTTCAGGGGAAATTGTTTGAAAATCAATACGTAAGCGTCCCAAAAGCTCTTTTCTGTATTTGGAGGTTGATGCCAAAATCAGGGGTTGAGGGGTTTTTTTAGATAAATTGTGACTAGGATGGACTGCGCTCATTTATGCTTTCGGTATGAATTCAAAAAATACAACACCCCACATTTTGCCGAACAATCCCAGTGATCTCCAATCTATTGATCTCAAATCAGGGTTGACCTTTGTTGGTCAAGGGGTGTTAGATTTATCTCACTTCCCTAGATTGTTGCAGGAAATCGCCCCTAATAGTGGTTTTGAGGCTTCTCAGGTGCATTGGGAGCTTGGCACGTGGTTTGAAGAGCGTTTAGGGTCAATTCCCATGCAATACATGCACTTACGCTTGGCCGTAGACTTGCCCTTAACCTGTCAGGCGTGTTTCCAGCCCTATTTGGAGTCGATTGACTCTGATCGGGATTACATCTTGTTTGATACGGAAATGGAGGCGGAGGAATGGGATTTTGATGAGGAAAATCAAGATGCTGAAGACGCTTTGGTGGCTAGTGAGACCTTCAATTTGCTTGAAACCATTGAGGAGGAGCTACTACTTTCCTTGCCGCTTTCTGCCAGACACCCCCAGGGCGAGTGTCGCCCAGAAAACCTTCAGAAAGTCGCTAAAGTCCTTAAATCAGGCGCTGATGAGATCAAAATTGAGAAGCCAAACCCCTTCGCTGTCCTGAAAAATCTGAAAAAACAATGAGTTTGTGCTAGAATTTCGGCTTCGTTTAGGAGTAAAAACATGGCTGTTCAGCAGAATAAAAAATCACCGTCAAAGCGTGGCATGCATAGAGCGCACGACTTTTTGTCAGCACCTTCATTGGCAGTTGAGCCAACAACAGGTGAGGCTCATTTACGTCACCACGTAAGCCCAAATGGCTATTACCGTGGTCGTAAAGTTGTTAAGACGAAGAACGATTAATTCCCTACAAGGAAAAGATAAAGCGGTACATTCAGTGACCGCTTTTTTCTTAAAGTAAGAATCTTAATGAGCGTCACGCTAGCAGTTGATGCAATGGGTGGAGACCACGGTCTAGTGGTCACAGTGCCCGCCAGCATAAATCTTCTGGTTCGATTACCAGATCTCAAAATAAGACTCGTCGGAAATGCCGAATTAATTAATAAGGCATTGGCTAAGGTATCTCCTGAAATTAAGGAGAGGATTACGGTCGTGCATGCTTCTGAAGTTGTGGAGATGGATGACCCGATTGAGGTTGCTTTGCGTAAGAAAAAAGATTCTTCTATGCGCGTGGCAATTGAGCAGGTTAAAGAAGGTTTGGCGGATGGCGCCGTTTCCGCGGGTAACACGGGCGCCTTAATGGCGATTTCTCGTTACATCTTGAAGACATTGGATGGTATTGATCGCCCAGCGATTGCTGCTGCCATGCCGAATCAATTCGGCCGCGGTACAACCGTGCTTGATTTAGGCGCCAACTCTGATTGCCAGGCGGTTCATTTGTTGCAATTTGCGCAGATGGGTGATGTGATGGCTCGTGCGGTGGACGGTATTAAGAACCCTACGATTGGCTTATTAAATATTGGCGAAGAGGTTATTAAAGGCAATGAAGTGGTGAAAGAAGCTGCTGAGTTGTTGCGCGCCAGTCATTTAAATTTCTACGGTAATGTAGAGGGCAATGATATTTTCAAAGGAACAACAGATATTGTTGTTTGTGATGGTTTTGTGGGAAATGTAGCGCTAAAGACCACGGAAGGTTTAGCGCAAATGATTTCTGGATTAATTAAAGAAGAATTCAGCCGTAACTGGTTATCTAAGTTAATGGCTTTAGCTGCGATGCCTGTTTTAATGCGTTTTAAGAAGCGCGTCGATCATCGCAATTACAACGGCGCCGTTTTGTTGGGTTTGCGTGGTTTGGTATTGAAGAGCCATGGCTCTGCAGATAGCAAAGCGTTTGTAACAGCTCTCACGCGAGCTTATGAGGGCGCTAAAAATAATATGGTAGGTAAGGTTGCTGAAGCCTTTAAGGTAACTCAAGCTGCCGCCCAAGAAGAAGGTCAAGGAAACGTATGACCCAGCAATACGCCAGAATTTTAGGAACAGGTAGTTACTTACCTGCCAACAAGGTCACTAATGCTGACATGACTGCTTTATTAGCTAAAGACGGTATTGAGACTAGTGATGAATGGATTTTTTCAAGGAGTGGGATTAGCGCGCGTCATTTTGCTGCTGATCATGAGTTAACCAGTGACTTGGCTTTACATGCTTCTCAAAAAGCGATTGAAGCTGCGGGTATACAAGCGAGTGATATTGATCTGATTATTTTGGCGACTTCAACGCCTGATAATTTAGGTGGTTTCCCAAGCACAGCCTGTGTATTGCAAGATAAATTGGGAATAACTAATGGCTGCGCTGCTTTTGATGTGCAAGCAGTTTGCTCAGGTTTTGCTTACTCTTTAGCGGTTGCGGATAACTTTATTCGCAGCGGTATGTATCAAAAAGTTTTAGTAGTAGGTGCGGAAACTTTCTCACGCATTTTGAACTTCAAAGATCGTGGCACATGTGTTCTATTTGGTGATGGTGCTGGTGCTGTTGTTTTAGGTGCGAGTGATGAGCCGGGCATTTTGGCGACAGCTATGCATGCCGATGGTAGT from Polynucleobacter sp. MWH-Spelu-300-X4 encodes the following:
- a CDS encoding YceD family protein; the encoded protein is MNSKNTTPHILPNNPSDLQSIDLKSGLTFVGQGVLDLSHFPRLLQEIAPNSGFEASQVHWELGTWFEERLGSIPMQYMHLRLAVDLPLTCQACFQPYLESIDSDRDYILFDTEMEAEEWDFDEENQDAEDALVASETFNLLETIEEELLLSLPLSARHPQGECRPENLQKVAKVLKSGADEIKIEKPNPFAVLKNLKKQ
- the plsX gene encoding phosphate acyltransferase PlsX, with the protein product MSVTLAVDAMGGDHGLVVTVPASINLLVRLPDLKIRLVGNAELINKALAKVSPEIKERITVVHASEVVEMDDPIEVALRKKKDSSMRVAIEQVKEGLADGAVSAGNTGALMAISRYILKTLDGIDRPAIAAAMPNQFGRGTTVLDLGANSDCQAVHLLQFAQMGDVMARAVDGIKNPTIGLLNIGEEVIKGNEVVKEAAELLRASHLNFYGNVEGNDIFKGTTDIVVCDGFVGNVALKTTEGLAQMISGLIKEEFSRNWLSKLMALAAMPVLMRFKKRVDHRNYNGAVLLGLRGLVLKSHGSADSKAFVTALTRAYEGAKNNMVGKVAEAFKVTQAAAQEEGQGNV
- a CDS encoding HAD family hydrolase → MPSKYELIVWDWDGTLMDSTPTIVKCIQQACVDLELPVPDDSVASHVIGLGVQDALRTAVPSVRVDQHPRLVDRFRYHYLSKDHELHLFVGIKDLLNQLKANGHLLAVATGKSRKGLDRSLNFHDLNDMFADTRTPDECFSKPHPAMLIELSESLAVPMEKVLMIGDTTHDLLMAKNAGADAIAVTYGAHPEHVLRKEEPLMCIGQVEELSEWLLTHA
- a CDS encoding S49 family peptidase, with the protein product MAEENSWERQALEHLLLENLKEQRRARRWKTVMRVLTLVVFVALAINLFDVNLGGKAALGKHTALVDLQGEIGPDSRASAETINSALNAAFESNESVGVVLRINSPGGSPVQSGIIHDEILRLRAKYPQKPLHVVVEEICASGGYYVAVAADQIYVDKASLVGSVGVIMSGFGVTGLMDKLGVERRLITAGKNKALLDPFTKEDKKQKEFVQEMLGEVHQQFIQVVRDGRGKRLKETPDMFSGLVWNGARSIDLGLTDALGTVDSVARDVFKAPDVYDYTVKENFAERVAKRFGAAMGDGAARVLMQGAQMR
- a CDS encoding fumarylacetoacetate hydrolase family protein; its protein translation is MKLATFQYQTKCYVGVVSTDLQTITPYQLSDAQAAFGALPIIEMMADGKELPSQGAPIPMKDVCLLAPIPKPRRNIFCVGKNYLDHIQEIKDSKLGEAQGSMANLPKHPVVFSKVPEAVVGQGVGIDSHPGATQELDYEAELAVVIGKQGKSIKKADAMKHIWGYTIINDVSARDVQAKHVQFHIGKSFDTFCPMGPWLVSADELDSSKAAIKCWVNDELRQNATTQLLIFDIPTIIENLSAGITLYPGDVIATGTPSGVGMGFKPPKFLKKGDKVKIEIAGIGTLENPVI
- the rpmF gene encoding 50S ribosomal protein L32; the encoded protein is MAVQQNKKSPSKRGMHRAHDFLSAPSLAVEPTTGEAHLRHHVSPNGYYRGRKVVKTKND
- a CDS encoding SAM-dependent methyltransferase produces the protein MAGTLYLIPNTLGDEHRETQLPHVLPKDTIHQASQLRYWIVENAKTARALLKAIDSHAPLICPLQEMQMSEWRGPAKEHQQKNQTPDVKKLLQPLLDGHDMGLMSEAGLPAIADPGSDVVKAAHQLGITVRAMVGPSSLLLALMSSGMNGQSFAFHGYLPVNQTEKIASLKYLEQESKKKHQTQLWIETPYRNAAMIETMLQSLHTNTHMCVAADLSLPSEWVKSQTVGAWQTAIKKEPGLLQALHQRPAVFLLLA
- a CDS encoding Maf family nucleotide pyrophosphatase, with amino-acid sequence MSAVHPSHNLSKKTPQPLILASTSKYRKELLGRLRIDFQTISPEVDEAPLKNETPEQIALRLAKAKALAIAKSHPEAWVIGSDQVVDLHGAAMGKPGDHDTAMAQLQLLRGETVKFHTAVCVAKGEQSNTLNVITEVTFRTLKDSVLEAYLLAETPYDCAGSAKSEGLGICLLERVHSDDPTALIGLPLIAVCTLLREAGFQIPG
- a CDS encoding beta-ketoacyl-ACP synthase III, yielding MTQQYARILGTGSYLPANKVTNADMTALLAKDGIETSDEWIFSRSGISARHFAADHELTSDLALHASQKAIEAAGIQASDIDLIILATSTPDNLGGFPSTACVLQDKLGITNGCAAFDVQAVCSGFAYSLAVADNFIRSGMYQKVLVVGAETFSRILNFKDRGTCVLFGDGAGAVVLGASDEPGILATAMHADGSHRDILCVPGRTDNGALQGSAFLEMDGQAVFKLAVKVLEQVASEVLAKANLTAADIDWLIPHQANIRIMEGTAKKLGVSRDHVVVTVQDHGNTSAASIPLALDTAVRAGQIKRGQHLLMEGVGGGFTWAAALVKY